The Pirellulimonas nuda genome includes a region encoding these proteins:
- a CDS encoding sodium:solute symporter family transporter — protein MKLPTLDLFVIAAYGVGVFLFGCWFARRSSNTSGFMTAGGGAPGWAIGLSIFGTYLSSNTFLLYPGKAYGGDWNAFAFTLAIPVAALLATVYFIPFYRAGRSISAYEHLEEKFGLWARTYGVACYLLVQLARVGAVMFGMSLVLSTLTGWPQHYVIIAAGVLVTVYTAIGGIEAVIWTDVVQAVVLLAGALVLFGLLLGGMPEGPGQTLQIAREANKTSLGSLDLDLVRSTFWVPLLYGLVENLRNFGIDQGYVQRYHAARSAQAAQRSLWLGVSLYVPTCALFFAIGTASFAYYQTHPQMLADVQQQVAERRSAAGGEAVDPASLSDSEVADSVLPHFIVHGLPAGATGLLIAAICAAAMSSIDTSLNSTATVVLIDIYQRMLRPGCGERESMAVLYGATAVVGALGVAIALLLMRAESVLDAYWALSGVFAGGILGLFLLGQFARWVKNAAAAIAAAVGVLVVLWCSAPQLIEVPAAWRYPLHVHMTMVVGTLTVFLVGLAVQPLITAANPTPGEPPA, from the coding sequence GTGAAGCTCCCCACACTCGACTTGTTTGTCATCGCGGCCTACGGGGTCGGGGTGTTCCTGTTTGGTTGCTGGTTTGCCCGCCGCAGCAGCAACACCAGCGGCTTCATGACCGCCGGCGGCGGGGCGCCGGGGTGGGCGATCGGCCTGTCGATCTTCGGCACCTACCTCTCCAGCAACACCTTCCTGCTCTACCCCGGCAAGGCGTACGGCGGAGACTGGAACGCGTTTGCGTTCACGCTCGCCATCCCCGTCGCGGCGTTGCTGGCCACGGTCTACTTTATCCCGTTCTACCGCGCCGGACGGTCGATCTCTGCCTACGAGCACCTGGAAGAAAAATTCGGCCTCTGGGCCCGCACCTACGGGGTCGCCTGCTACCTGCTGGTGCAGCTCGCCCGGGTCGGCGCGGTGATGTTCGGCATGTCGCTGGTGCTCTCAACGCTGACCGGTTGGCCGCAGCACTACGTGATCATCGCCGCGGGGGTGCTGGTGACCGTCTACACCGCCATCGGCGGCATCGAAGCGGTCATCTGGACCGACGTGGTGCAGGCGGTGGTGTTGTTGGCGGGGGCGCTGGTGCTGTTCGGGTTGCTGCTGGGGGGCATGCCGGAGGGGCCGGGCCAGACGCTGCAGATCGCCCGGGAAGCGAACAAAACGTCGCTCGGCAGCCTCGACCTCGACCTCGTCCGCTCCACCTTTTGGGTCCCGCTGCTGTACGGCCTGGTAGAGAACCTCCGCAACTTCGGCATCGACCAGGGCTACGTGCAGCGCTACCACGCCGCGCGGAGCGCCCAGGCGGCGCAGCGCAGCCTGTGGCTGGGGGTGTCGCTCTACGTGCCGACCTGTGCGTTGTTCTTCGCCATCGGCACGGCGTCGTTTGCATACTACCAAACCCACCCCCAGATGCTGGCGGACGTCCAGCAGCAGGTGGCCGAGCGGCGTAGCGCCGCCGGCGGCGAGGCGGTCGACCCGGCAAGCCTGTCGGACAGCGAGGTGGCCGACAGCGTGCTGCCGCACTTCATCGTGCACGGGCTCCCCGCGGGCGCCACGGGGCTGCTGATCGCCGCGATCTGCGCCGCGGCGATGAGCAGCATCGACACCTCGTTGAACAGCACCGCCACGGTCGTGCTAATCGATATCTACCAGCGGATGCTGCGGCCCGGCTGCGGCGAGCGCGAGTCGATGGCGGTGCTGTACGGCGCCACGGCGGTGGTGGGCGCGCTGGGCGTCGCCATCGCGTTGCTATTGATGCGCGCCGAGAGCGTGCTGGACGCGTACTGGGCGCTCTCCGGGGTCTTCGCGGGGGGCATCTTGGGGCTGTTCTTGCTGGGGCAGTTCGCCCGCTGGGTCAAGAACGCCGCGGCGGCGATCGCGGCCGCGGTGGGGGTGCTGGTGGTGTTGTGGTGCTCGGCGCCGCAGCTCATCGAGGTGCCCGCCGCGTGGCGTTACCCGCTGCACGTGCACATGACGATGGTCGTCGGCACGCTCACGGTGTTCCTGGTGGGGCTGGCGGTCCAGCCGTTGATCACGGCCGCCAATCCCACCCCAGGCGAGCCGCCGGCGTAA
- a CDS encoding Kelch repeat-containing protein, producing the protein MRLRILLLLATTCVSAPLALGEDAPWRELLDPELSQWELYMGIPHVSTPIEWQGKSENCRTGKPLGLGNDPLKVFTTRQIDGETVLHISGQVYGGLTSLEEFEDYQLSVETRWLDKKWPPRADTLKDSGVLYHCVGDHGAFWKVWMRCLECQVQQGDFGDFYPLAGTAADVKLNPSGKNRNRFNPEGKSTVVGARNGPGIGSARRGPNAERPDGEWNRVEVYTVGDKAIHVVNGVPVMLLENTRQKKGDGFEPLTKGKIQIQSEAAEIEYRRIRVRPIRRFPAELAAAVGLEAPAAQPAGSAPVKDQAAESAWQTLDPRGVPDKRHECGFVECGGKFYLLGGRRQQSIGIYDPVVNAWTEGAIPPVEVHHFQAAAVDGEVWIAGGMTGPYPNEKPLANVLIYDPKQDRWRQGPEIPADRRRGAAGAVLHDGGLYLVGGIVDGHNGGFIPWFDRYDLKTGKWTRLPDAPHARDHFHAAVAGGALWAAGGRTTSKDTGKVFELTIDDVDRYDFETGKWSTPTRIPTPRGGSFATSVGDLLIVAGGESGRPLAHDEVEAFDTQTGQWRSLPRFARGRHGTGILSFDGRLFVAAGSGRRGGNPELDSIEALRLP; encoded by the coding sequence ATGCGACTCCGAATCTTGCTGCTGCTAGCGACCACTTGCGTTTCTGCGCCATTGGCTCTCGGGGAAGACGCCCCGTGGCGGGAGCTGCTGGACCCGGAGCTGTCCCAGTGGGAGCTGTACATGGGCATCCCGCACGTCTCGACGCCGATCGAGTGGCAGGGCAAGTCAGAGAACTGCCGCACCGGCAAGCCTCTCGGGCTGGGGAACGACCCGCTGAAGGTCTTCACCACCCGCCAGATCGACGGCGAGACGGTGCTGCACATCAGCGGCCAGGTCTACGGCGGATTAACGTCGCTTGAAGAGTTCGAGGACTACCAGTTGTCCGTGGAGACACGTTGGCTCGACAAGAAGTGGCCCCCCCGGGCAGACACGCTCAAGGACAGCGGCGTGCTCTACCACTGCGTCGGCGACCACGGCGCGTTCTGGAAAGTGTGGATGCGGTGCCTCGAGTGCCAGGTGCAGCAGGGAGACTTCGGCGACTTCTACCCGCTCGCCGGCACGGCGGCAGACGTCAAGCTGAACCCGTCGGGGAAGAACCGCAACCGGTTCAACCCGGAGGGCAAGTCGACGGTGGTCGGGGCCCGCAACGGCCCGGGGATCGGTTCTGCCCGCCGGGGCCCCAACGCGGAGCGGCCAGACGGTGAGTGGAACCGGGTCGAGGTCTACACGGTCGGCGACAAGGCGATCCACGTCGTGAACGGCGTCCCGGTGATGCTGCTGGAGAACACCCGCCAGAAGAAGGGCGACGGATTCGAGCCGCTCACCAAAGGCAAGATCCAGATCCAATCCGAAGCGGCCGAGATCGAGTACCGCCGCATCCGGGTCCGCCCGATCCGCCGGTTCCCGGCCGAGCTCGCCGCGGCGGTCGGGCTCGAGGCCCCGGCGGCCCAGCCCGCGGGATCGGCCCCGGTGAAAGACCAAGCAGCGGAGTCGGCGTGGCAGACGCTCGACCCGCGCGGCGTCCCCGACAAGCGGCACGAGTGCGGCTTCGTGGAGTGCGGCGGCAAGTTCTACCTGCTGGGGGGGAGACGCCAGCAGTCGATCGGCATCTACGACCCGGTGGTGAACGCCTGGACCGAGGGCGCCATCCCGCCGGTGGAGGTGCACCACTTCCAGGCGGCGGCCGTGGACGGCGAGGTCTGGATCGCCGGCGGCATGACGGGCCCGTACCCCAACGAGAAGCCGCTGGCCAACGTGCTGATCTACGACCCCAAGCAAGACCGCTGGCGCCAGGGCCCCGAGATCCCCGCCGACCGCCGCCGCGGCGCCGCGGGCGCCGTGCTGCACGACGGCGGCCTGTACCTGGTGGGGGGGATCGTTGACGGGCACAACGGGGGCTTCATCCCCTGGTTCGACCGCTACGACCTCAAGACCGGCAAGTGGACGCGGCTCCCCGACGCGCCGCACGCCCGCGACCACTTCCACGCCGCGGTGGCCGGCGGCGCGCTGTGGGCCGCGGGGGGGCGGACCACCAGCAAGGACACCGGCAAGGTGTTCGAGCTGACGATCGACGACGTCGACCGCTACGATTTTGAGACCGGCAAGTGGTCGACCCCCACCCGCATCCCCACGCCGCGCGGGGGGAGCTTCGCGACTTCCGTCGGCGACCTGCTGATCGTGGCCGGGGGCGAATCGGGCCGCCCGCTGGCCCACGACGAGGTCGAGGCCTTCGACACCCAGACGGGCCAGTGGCGCTCGCTGCCGCGGTTCGCCCGCGGTCGCCACGGCACGGGGATCCTCTCGTTCGACGGACGGCTGTTCGTCGCGGCGGGCTCCGGCCGACGCGGAGGCAACCCGGAGCTGGACAGCATCGAGGCGTTGCGCTTGCCGTAA
- a CDS encoding ATP-binding cassette domain-containing protein: MALVQLNNISIGFRGPTLLDDVTCRIEPGQRIGLVGRNGAGKTTLMKLLSGALTPDHGERWVGPGVRVAQLPQNVPEGLAGTIADVVSQAAHDPHDAEAWRSDHRVERLLTQMSLDGDRQVAQLSSGMKRRVLLAQTIISEPDVLLLDEPTNHLDLEAIDWLENFLLRWPATLLFVTHDRAFLQNLATRILEIDRGRLFDWSCDYPTFLERKEAALEAEEKQNALFDKRLAEEEVWLRRGVKARRARNEGRVRALMQMRDERSQRRAKVGTARIEAPSGAASGALVAKVEGVSFAFPNRTIVDDFSTTIMRGDKIGLIGPNGAGKTTLLKLLLGQLKPQSGSVKLGTKLQVAYFDQLRQTLDENATVQDNLGAGGETLTIDGKPRHVLSYLQDFLFSPERSRTLVKVLSGGERNRLLLARLFSKPANVLVMDEPTNDLDIETLELLESRLVEFEGTLLLVSHDRAFLNNVVASTMVFEPEGVCEYVGGYDDWVRQRKQKPAAPAEPAAKKTAKAPAAPAPKKQKLSYQDQRDLQRLPARIEKLEAEIAKLHEAMAEPGFYQQPSAEIAAAQADLSKLDAELAGVYQRWEALEMLANT; this comes from the coding sequence ATGGCGCTCGTTCAGCTCAACAATATCTCTATCGGTTTCCGCGGCCCCACGCTGCTGGACGACGTCACCTGCCGCATCGAGCCGGGCCAACGCATCGGGCTGGTCGGCCGCAACGGCGCCGGCAAGACCACGCTGATGAAGCTGCTGTCGGGCGCCCTGACCCCCGACCACGGCGAGCGCTGGGTCGGCCCCGGGGTGCGGGTCGCCCAGCTCCCCCAGAACGTGCCCGAAGGGCTGGCCGGCACGATCGCCGACGTGGTGTCTCAGGCGGCCCACGACCCGCACGACGCCGAGGCGTGGCGCTCCGACCACCGCGTTGAGCGTCTGCTAACCCAGATGTCCCTCGACGGCGACCGCCAGGTCGCCCAGCTCTCCTCCGGCATGAAACGCCGCGTGCTGCTGGCGCAGACCATTATCTCCGAGCCCGACGTGCTGCTGCTGGACGAGCCGACCAACCACCTCGACCTAGAAGCCATCGACTGGCTCGAAAACTTCTTGCTGCGCTGGCCGGCGACGCTGCTGTTTGTGACCCACGACCGGGCGTTCCTGCAGAACCTGGCGACCCGCATCCTGGAGATCGACCGCGGCCGGCTGTTCGACTGGTCGTGCGACTACCCGACGTTCTTGGAGCGGAAAGAAGCGGCGCTCGAGGCAGAAGAGAAGCAGAACGCGCTATTCGACAAGCGGCTGGCCGAAGAAGAGGTGTGGCTCCGCCGCGGGGTCAAGGCGCGGCGTGCGCGTAACGAGGGACGCGTGCGGGCGCTGATGCAGATGCGCGACGAGCGCAGCCAGCGCCGCGCCAAGGTCGGCACCGCCCGCATCGAGGCGCCCAGCGGCGCGGCGAGCGGCGCCCTGGTGGCCAAGGTGGAGGGCGTCTCGTTCGCCTTCCCCAACCGCACAATCGTCGACGACTTTTCAACCACCATTATGCGGGGCGACAAGATCGGCCTGATCGGGCCCAACGGCGCGGGCAAGACCACGCTGCTCAAGCTGCTGCTGGGGCAGCTCAAGCCGCAGTCCGGCTCGGTGAAGCTGGGCACCAAGCTCCAGGTCGCCTACTTCGACCAGCTCCGGCAGACGCTCGACGAGAACGCCACCGTGCAGGACAACCTGGGCGCGGGGGGCGAGACGCTCACCATCGACGGCAAGCCGCGGCACGTGCTCTCCTACCTGCAAGACTTTCTGTTCTCTCCGGAGCGTTCCCGCACCCTGGTGAAGGTGCTCTCTGGGGGCGAGCGCAACCGCTTGTTGCTGGCGCGGCTCTTCTCGAAGCCGGCCAACGTGCTGGTGATGGACGAACCAACCAACGACCTCGACATCGAAACGCTGGAGCTGCTGGAGTCGCGGCTGGTGGAGTTCGAGGGGACGCTGCTGCTGGTGAGCCACGACCGGGCGTTCCTGAACAACGTGGTCGCCAGCACGATGGTGTTCGAGCCCGAGGGGGTGTGCGAGTACGTGGGGGGCTACGACGACTGGGTCCGCCAACGCAAGCAGAAGCCCGCCGCGCCCGCCGAACCCGCCGCCAAAAAGACCGCCAAGGCGCCCGCCGCCCCGGCGCCGAAGAAGCAGAAGCTTTCCTACCAGGACCAACGCGACCTCCAGCGGCTGCCGGCGCGGATCGAGAAGCTCGAGGCCGAGATCGCCAAGCTGCACGAAGCGATGGCCGAGCCCGGCTTCTACCAGCAGCCCTCCGCAGAAATAGCCGCCGCACAGGCCGACCTGTCGAAGCTAGACGCCGAGCTGGCCGGCGTTTACCAGCGCTGGGAAGCGCTCGAAATGCTCGCCAACACGTAG
- a CDS encoding sulfatase-like hydrolase/transferase, with product MRLALLRCLTLSGVVALALPSTAAEPARPNIVYIFADDMGWGEGQFNNADSPIKTPNLNALAASGVNFTRHYSATVCSPSRSMLMTGLHTGHGSNDRNANIGAGLLPEEKTVADVLKSAGYATSIFGKWGWGGSGGSGELRPNPTIERAATLPQNKGFDEFYGYLNHGRAHSYQVDSLWTTVEPADDDNDGVDEIGEKYQPQSDHGLWLEKTGNNPANLHAAYTHDIVGLKSEAYVRDHAGKAEPFYMQVNYTIPHFDLDEIAAVGPLLNLEGEEIAPAGLGAYANAAGMNEKEQKHAAMVSRMDASIGSLVARLSDPDGDGDTSDSILENTVVIFSSDNGPTPEDGLGREGLLNLDLTAGLRGGKRDLFEGGIRSPLIVRWDAELGPDERGKTNATPTDLCDFMATAAELAGADAPAGIDGVSLASTLTGRGAPRPKKMIVSENFERSQTGNPTASWTIIRGDQKLIKLRDGEFRLYDLATDPTESKAIDLTDPTKNAQKKVLERAALLQGVGEDDDWYVANPAWAGPDLRHLTPGDYNLDGAVDAADYTVWRDTLGQKVPPYTGADGNGDGVVDQADSEVWKQAR from the coding sequence ATGAGACTTGCTCTTCTTCGCTGTTTGACGCTCTCAGGCGTGGTTGCTCTGGCGCTTCCAAGCACGGCCGCCGAGCCTGCGCGTCCTAACATCGTGTACATCTTCGCGGACGACATGGGTTGGGGCGAAGGCCAGTTCAACAACGCCGACTCGCCGATCAAGACACCCAACCTCAACGCCCTGGCCGCCAGCGGCGTGAACTTCACCCGCCACTACTCGGCCACCGTCTGCTCGCCGAGCCGCAGCATGCTGATGACCGGCCTGCACACCGGCCACGGGTCGAACGACCGCAACGCCAACATCGGCGCGGGCCTGCTGCCGGAAGAAAAAACCGTGGCCGACGTGCTTAAGTCTGCCGGCTACGCCACCAGCATCTTCGGCAAGTGGGGCTGGGGGGGCTCAGGCGGGAGCGGCGAGCTGCGTCCCAACCCCACCATCGAGCGCGCCGCTACGCTGCCGCAAAACAAGGGGTTCGACGAGTTCTACGGCTACCTCAACCACGGCCGGGCCCATTCCTATCAGGTCGATTCGCTCTGGACGACTGTCGAGCCCGCGGACGACGACAACGACGGCGTGGATGAGATCGGCGAGAAATACCAGCCCCAATCGGACCACGGGCTGTGGCTCGAGAAGACCGGCAACAACCCGGCCAACCTGCACGCGGCGTACACGCACGACATCGTGGGCCTGAAGAGCGAGGCGTACGTCCGCGACCACGCCGGCAAGGCCGAGCCGTTCTACATGCAGGTGAACTACACGATCCCCCACTTCGACCTCGACGAGATCGCTGCGGTCGGTCCGCTGCTGAACCTCGAGGGAGAAGAGATTGCTCCGGCCGGCCTGGGCGCCTACGCCAACGCCGCGGGCATGAACGAGAAGGAACAGAAGCACGCCGCCATGGTGTCGCGGATGGACGCCAGCATCGGCTCGCTCGTCGCGCGGCTCAGCGATCCAGACGGCGACGGCGACACGTCGGATTCCATCCTGGAGAACACGGTCGTCATTTTCTCCTCGGACAACGGCCCCACCCCCGAGGACGGCCTGGGGAGAGAGGGGCTGTTGAACCTCGACCTCACCGCCGGCCTGCGCGGGGGCAAGCGTGACTTGTTCGAGGGGGGGATCCGATCGCCGCTGATTGTGCGTTGGGACGCGGAGCTGGGGCCCGATGAGCGCGGCAAGACCAACGCCACGCCGACCGACCTGTGCGACTTTATGGCTACCGCCGCGGAGCTGGCCGGGGCCGACGCGCCGGCCGGCATCGACGGCGTGTCGCTTGCCAGCACGCTTACCGGCCGTGGGGCGCCGCGTCCGAAGAAGATGATCGTCTCAGAGAACTTTGAGAGGAGCCAGACCGGCAACCCGACCGCCAGTTGGACGATCATCCGCGGCGACCAGAAGCTGATTAAGCTCCGCGACGGCGAGTTTCGGCTGTACGACCTGGCGACCGACCCGACCGAGTCGAAAGCGATCGATCTGACCGACCCGACCAAGAACGCGCAGAAGAAGGTGCTCGAGCGGGCCGCGCTGCTGCAGGGCGTCGGCGAAGACGACGACTGGTACGTCGCCAACCCCGCTTGGGCCGGCCCGGACCTGCGGCACCTGACGCCGGGCGACTACAACCTCGACGGCGCCGTCGACGCGGCCGACTACACCGTGTGGCGCGACACGCTGGGTCAGAAGGTCCCCCCCTACACCGGCGCCGACGGCAACGGCGACGGCGTAGTGGACCAGGCCGACTCCGAGGTGTGGAAGCAAGCGAGGTAG
- a CDS encoding deoxyribonuclease IV yields MAILGAHMSIAGGYYKAVDAAAKAGCQCVQLFTKNNNQWRAKPIVEDDVRRFAAAMAEQQIGHPISHASYLINLASPAQELWTKSIDAMIVELLRAEQLGVPYVVVHPGAYTTSSEAEGIARVAAALDEVHGQAPGCKSQLLLETTAGQGSCLGCTFEQLAGMIDASADPDRLGVCLDTCHVFAAGYAIGDPKSYRATMTRFGKLIGHDKLKALHLNDSLKPLGSRVDRHAHIGRGELGLEPFRLLLNDRRFKKTPMYLETPKGEEDGEDLDVINLRTLRGLVA; encoded by the coding sequence ATGGCTATCTTAGGCGCCCACATGTCGATCGCTGGCGGCTACTACAAGGCCGTCGACGCCGCAGCTAAGGCGGGCTGCCAGTGCGTGCAGCTTTTCACCAAGAACAACAACCAGTGGCGGGCCAAGCCGATCGTCGAAGACGACGTCCGGCGGTTCGCCGCGGCGATGGCAGAGCAGCAGATCGGCCACCCGATCTCGCACGCCTCGTACCTGATCAACCTGGCCTCGCCGGCCCAGGAGCTGTGGACCAAGTCGATCGACGCGATGATCGTCGAGCTGCTGCGGGCCGAGCAACTCGGCGTGCCGTACGTGGTGGTCCACCCGGGCGCCTACACCACCAGCTCGGAAGCAGAAGGGATCGCGCGCGTGGCCGCGGCGCTCGACGAGGTCCACGGCCAGGCGCCCGGGTGCAAGAGCCAGCTTCTGCTGGAGACCACGGCGGGGCAGGGGAGCTGCCTCGGCTGCACGTTCGAGCAACTGGCCGGCATGATCGACGCCTCGGCCGACCCCGACCGGCTGGGGGTGTGCCTCGACACCTGCCACGTGTTCGCGGCCGGCTACGCGATCGGCGACCCCAAGAGCTACCGCGCCACGATGACCCGGTTCGGCAAGCTGATCGGCCACGACAAGCTTAAGGCGCTGCATCTAAACGACAGCCTCAAGCCGCTCGGCTCGCGCGTCGACCGCCACGCCCACATCGGCCGGGGCGAGCTGGGCCTAGAGCCCTTCCGGCTGCTCCTGAACGACCGCCGGTTCAAGAAGACGCCGATGTACCTCGAAACGCCCAAGGGGGAAGAAGACGGCGAAGACCTCGACGTGATCAACCTGCGTACGCTGAGGGGGCTCGTCGCGTAG
- the ndk gene encoding nucleoside-diphosphate kinase, translated as MQRTLILLKPDCVQRRLMGRMITRFEEKGLNFVAMKLIRITPELAKQHYAEHVSKGWYPTLESFVTGGPVLAAVVEGLEAIQVVRDMLGATSGLKAAPGTIRGDFSSSQQMNLVHGSDGPDAAKREIALYFKPEELIEDAPTLTKWLRAADE; from the coding sequence ATGCAACGCACTTTGATTCTGTTGAAGCCCGACTGTGTTCAGCGCCGCTTGATGGGGCGGATGATCACCCGTTTTGAGGAAAAGGGGCTCAACTTCGTGGCGATGAAGCTGATCCGCATCACGCCGGAACTCGCCAAGCAGCACTACGCGGAGCACGTCTCCAAGGGCTGGTACCCGACGCTCGAATCGTTCGTCACCGGCGGCCCCGTGCTGGCCGCGGTGGTCGAGGGGCTTGAGGCGATCCAGGTGGTCCGCGACATGCTGGGTGCCACCAGCGGCCTGAAGGCCGCGCCGGGCACCATCCGCGGCGACTTCTCCAGCAGCCAGCAGATGAACCTGGTGCACGGCTCCGACGGCCCCGATGCGGCCAAGCGCGAGATCGCCCTGTACTTCAAGCCGGAAGAGCTGATCGAAGACGCGCCGACGCTCACCAAGTGGCTCCGCGCCGCGGACGAGTAA
- a CDS encoding sigma 54-interacting transcriptional regulator has translation MTAYLVIREGAKWTDVFRLVDGESVTIGRAPTNVIVVKDERASRNHAEVFQSQGRWMLRDLDSRNGVTVNGERVTSDYELTPGEIVRVGNTHLAFVDNLSQAFPDTGGVLRSSRPVTEGVASEDAESVLDSVLDPVEPTKITHRRRQSRYLDPADAAPEPEGDSVPHVGRAAAALCRIAFELAKAGDVVTLAGTALTGLFESTHIDAGGVLLRERDSTGARTSDKLEVIASRSDSSHSYQRVSPFLAGTVMRDGQGVLARNVMEDSRLGARDSSGDLLAASVLCVPIRHQDQVLGLVHLYSTNPERLVDPDDLEFSIAVADTVAVALENLNQRQLLAENLNQVRDENVELRQRLEVQSEIVGGSDATRRVEQEIARAAPSRATVLIRGESGVGKELVARAVHYSSPRRKGPFVCLNCAALSESLLESELFGHEKGAFTGATDRKVGKFEAANKGTLMLDEIGEMSPTIQAKFLRVLEGHPFERVGGAQAVQVDVRVIAATNRDLEQEVAEGRFRRDLYFRLHVLEIVVPGLRKRPDDIPLLAEHFLRRFVQETGRKVKGFSPRAMEQMLRYRWPGNVREMKNVIERAVVLCRGDYIDQEDLVLSTLKTSGDTEGKMAPSAGGYRERSLADVEADHIRATLHANEWNKSRTASILGIERSTLDRKIKRYNLEPAGSSTG, from the coding sequence ATGACCGCGTATTTGGTGATCCGCGAAGGCGCCAAGTGGACGGACGTGTTCCGTCTGGTCGATGGCGAATCGGTCACCATCGGGCGGGCCCCTACGAACGTTATTGTCGTCAAAGACGAACGCGCCAGCCGCAATCACGCGGAGGTGTTCCAGTCGCAGGGGCGGTGGATGCTCCGCGACCTCGACAGCCGCAACGGCGTCACCGTGAACGGCGAGCGGGTCACCTCCGACTACGAGCTCACCCCCGGCGAGATCGTGCGGGTGGGCAACACGCACCTGGCGTTTGTCGACAACCTGTCGCAGGCCTTCCCCGACACGGGGGGGGTGCTGCGGTCGTCGCGCCCGGTCACCGAGGGGGTAGCGTCCGAAGACGCCGAGAGCGTGCTGGACAGCGTGCTCGACCCGGTCGAGCCGACCAAGATCACCCACCGCCGGCGCCAGAGCAGGTACCTCGACCCGGCCGACGCCGCGCCGGAGCCCGAGGGGGACTCGGTGCCCCACGTCGGCCGAGCGGCCGCGGCGCTCTGCCGGATCGCCTTCGAGCTGGCCAAGGCCGGAGACGTGGTGACGCTGGCCGGCACGGCGCTGACCGGGTTGTTCGAGAGCACGCACATCGACGCCGGCGGCGTGCTGCTGCGCGAGCGCGACTCAACCGGCGCCCGCACCAGCGACAAGCTTGAGGTGATCGCCAGCCGCAGCGACTCTTCCCACAGCTACCAACGCGTCTCGCCGTTCCTGGCGGGCACCGTGATGCGAGACGGCCAGGGGGTGCTGGCCCGGAACGTGATGGAAGACAGCCGCTTGGGCGCCCGCGACAGCAGCGGCGACCTGCTAGCCGCCAGCGTGCTGTGCGTGCCGATCCGCCATCAGGACCAGGTGCTGGGCCTGGTGCACCTCTACAGCACGAACCCGGAGCGGCTGGTCGACCCGGACGACCTGGAGTTCTCGATCGCGGTGGCGGACACCGTGGCGGTGGCGCTGGAGAACCTGAACCAACGCCAACTGCTGGCCGAGAACCTCAACCAGGTGCGCGACGAGAACGTTGAGCTGCGCCAACGCCTGGAGGTGCAGAGCGAGATCGTCGGCGGCAGCGACGCGACGCGGCGCGTGGAGCAAGAGATCGCCCGCGCCGCGCCGAGCCGGGCGACCGTGCTCATCCGCGGCGAGAGCGGCGTGGGCAAAGAGCTGGTGGCCCGGGCCGTGCACTACAGCAGCCCGCGGCGCAAAGGCCCGTTCGTGTGCCTGAACTGCGCGGCGCTCAGCGAATCGCTGCTCGAGAGCGAGCTGTTTGGCCACGAGAAGGGCGCCTTCACCGGCGCCACCGACCGGAAGGTCGGCAAGTTCGAGGCGGCCAACAAGGGGACGCTGATGCTCGACGAGATCGGCGAGATGAGCCCCACCATCCAGGCCAAGTTCCTCCGCGTGCTGGAGGGGCACCCGTTCGAGCGCGTCGGCGGCGCCCAGGCCGTGCAGGTCGACGTGCGTGTGATCGCCGCCACCAACCGCGACCTCGAGCAGGAGGTCGCCGAGGGCCGCTTCCGCCGCGACCTCTACTTCCGGCTGCACGTGCTGGAGATCGTGGTGCCGGGCCTCCGCAAGCGCCCCGACGACATCCCGCTGCTGGCCGAGCACTTCCTCCGCCGCTTCGTGCAAGAGACGGGCCGCAAGGTCAAGGGATTCAGCCCGCGGGCGATGGAGCAGATGCTGCGTTACCGCTGGCCCGGGAACGTCCGCGAGATGAAGAACGTCATCGAGCGCGCGGTGGTGCTGTGCCGCGGCGACTACATCGACCAAGAAGACCTGGTGCTCTCAACGCTAAAAACGTCCGGCGACACCGAGGGCAAGATGGCGCCCTCGGCCGGCGGGTACCGCGAGCGGTCGCTGGCCGACGTCGAGGCCGACCACATCCGCGCCACGCTGCACGCCAACGAGTGGAACAAGAGCCGCACCGCGTCGATCCTGGGGATCGAGCGGTCGACGCTCGACCGCAAGATCAAGCGCTACAACCTGGAGCCGGCGGGGAGCTCGACGGGTTAA